In Bacteroidota bacterium, the genomic window AATTCTTTGCAGGCCCCTCCTATTTTATTGATGATTTTGAAACCTATAATATGTTGCAAAATTTGCTGCTACCTCATGATACTTTGTGGTCGTTTACACAATTAACCAGAACTGATAATAATATAACAGTAGATTCTACACAATCGCACAGTGGCAAAAAATCATTAAAATTTACAGCTAAGAAATCAGATGACGAAGGTGCTTCAAAGTGTAGCATCGCCAAGCACAATATGGCCTTTTGGGACGGAGAGACTATGCGAGTAAGTGCTTGGTATTATATAAAAGACACCTTGCCTACCGAGTGGTTATTTCTGCTTGACTTGGAAGAACAAACTGCTATTGGTGCAGGTCCTGGTATTAGGATCGCACTGCTAAATAACCAATTGAGAATGGAATATAAATTTTTAGAAAACGATATTGTACAAAAGGTAGGGCAAGAGGTAAATTTTCCGAGAAACGAATGGGTGGAAGTTATATGGGAAGTGAAACTTTCGCAGCAACATAAAGGCACTGTAAAACTTTGGCAAAATGGACAATTAATTATTGACAGCAAAGGCAATAGAACGCTTCCTAAGGATTTATTATATTCGCAACAAGGCACTAAAGGAATGTATAGTAGTATAGAAATTGGTATTACAGCTAACAGTGCTAACAATGATTTAACGCTGTGGGTGGATGATATAATGTTTGAAAAGAAATAGTAGATAAGTAATGCACAAATCCTGCAGCTCTTATATAATTCGTTGCGGCAGATGAGGAAGAATTGGAAAGAAATTAATATATATATACTGTTATACTAACTTATCCTTTTCAATCTTTTTTCAAGCAATCCTATATATTGTTTTTTAAGATCGGCACTTATAAAACTTTGATGAATCATTTCTATCCAAGCGGGCTTTAATTTGAGCATTTTATTGAAAATATTTGCTTGTTGTTTTTCATCAAGTTTTGATATAGGGAAAGCCGCAATAAAATCAGCTTTTTATACCTGTTCGGCTATGAAAATAGTAAAATTAATACCGAAACTCAATATATAAGAGTCCAAAAGAAAGGTACTAATCCCGAATGCTTTCGGGATGTAGTTCGGCATTACCATTCTAAAAACTAAATCCGCCACAGGCGGAGAACTATTTTAGTTTAAGAATTGGTTTA contains:
- a CDS encoding heparin lyase I family protein translates to MKNIYSIIIFVMLIISCNKKKFFAGPSYFIDDFETYNMLQNLLLPHDTLWSFTQLTRTDNNITVDSTQSHSGKKSLKFTAKKSDDEGASKCSIAKHNMAFWDGETMRVSAWYYIKDTLPTEWLFLLDLEEQTAIGAGPGIRIALLNNQLRMEYKFLENDIVQKVGQEVNFPRNEWVEVIWEVKLSQQHKGTVKLWQNGQLIIDSKGNRTLPKDLLYSQQGTKGMYSSIEIGITANSANNDLTLWVDDIMFEKK